The Flavobacterium faecale genome has a segment encoding these proteins:
- a CDS encoding SCO family protein, producing MKKLRNKMVIVFILTAVFVSCKGKNDEVESRVASLPYYNDPAFTPHWLSPQSDSLKTFHKIPAFNLTNQDGKSVTDKTFDNKIYITDFFFSTCPGICPKMTANLAVVQEAFKNDDSVLLLSHSVTPDKDSVPVLKAYANEKGVISNKWHLLTGKKEEIYNLARNFYYVEEDQGVKKSINDFLHTENFVLVDKSKHIRGIYNGLNAASVQQLIADVKLLEKEK from the coding sequence ATGAAAAAGTTAAGGAATAAAATGGTAATTGTTTTTATACTTACAGCTGTTTTTGTGAGTTGCAAAGGGAAAAATGATGAAGTTGAAAGTCGCGTGGCGAGTTTGCCTTATTACAATGATCCTGCATTTACACCTCATTGGCTAAGTCCGCAGAGTGACTCGTTAAAAACGTTTCATAAAATACCTGCTTTTAATCTAACCAATCAGGATGGCAAATCAGTAACAGATAAAACTTTTGATAATAAAATTTATATCACCGATTTTTTCTTCTCAACCTGTCCTGGAATATGTCCAAAGATGACTGCGAATTTAGCTGTTGTTCAAGAGGCTTTCAAAAACGATGACAGTGTACTACTGTTATCACATTCTGTAACTCCAGACAAAGATTCGGTTCCAGTTTTAAAAGCATATGCCAATGAGAAAGGGGTGATTTCAAACAAATGGCATTTGTTAACAGGGAAAAAAGAAGAAATTTACAATTTAGCTCGAAATTTTTATTATGTAGAAGAAGATCAAGGGGTGAAGAAATCAATTAATGATTTTTTGCATACCGAAAATTTTGTTTTAGTAGATAAGAGTAAACACATTCGAGGTATATACAATGGGCTTAATGCTGCGTCAGTACAACAATTAATTGCAGATGTAAAGTTGCTCGAAAAAGAAAAATAG
- a CDS encoding DUF4402 domain-containing protein, producing the protein MVKDLNYIFFRIVVFITVVSFCSSPVFAQPSLPQRNISITATQGLHFGTFALTGATGGTVTVGFDGNRTASPGIYLSSLSPTARPALFDIKLCQGRNVTVSYVPTTTLTGSNGGSFTLNIGPTEKGTNGAVFAVDNNCTFVTVLRVGGTLSIPAASPAGVYTGYFEITFDQQ; encoded by the coding sequence ATGGTTAAAGATCTAAACTATATTTTTTTTCGAATTGTCGTTTTTATAACGGTAGTATCTTTTTGTTCAAGTCCTGTTTTTGCACAACCTTCATTGCCACAAAGAAATATCAGTATTACGGCTACCCAAGGTTTGCATTTTGGAACCTTCGCTTTGACAGGTGCAACAGGAGGAACTGTTACAGTAGGATTTGATGGGAACCGTACTGCAAGTCCCGGGATATATTTATCTAGTTTATCGCCAACAGCTCGTCCGGCTCTTTTTGATATTAAACTTTGTCAAGGTCGAAACGTAACGGTGTCGTATGTGCCAACTACAACGCTTACTGGTAGTAATGGTGGTTCATTTACATTGAACATAGGTCCTACAGAAAAAGGTACCAATGGTGCTGTTTTTGCAGTAGATAACAATTGCACTTTTGTAACAGTGTTGCGAGTAGGAGGTACGCTCTCTATTCCTGCAGCTTCGCCTGCGGGTGTTTATACAGGCTATTTTGAAATAACTTTTGATCAGCAATAA
- a CDS encoding tRNA1(Val) (adenine(37)-N6)-methyltransferase, whose translation MFQFKQFSIEQDKTAMKVGTDGVLLGAWAPIDHHPFSVLDIGAGTGLIALMLAQRTTAEQIDALEIDDDAYEQTVGNFESSSWADRLFCYHAGLDEFVDEPEDEYDLIVSNPPFYSEDYKTNDNQRDLARFQDAMPFDELVEAADLFLSENGVFAVIIPFKEETKFVALAKDFELFPFKITRVKGTPQSEIKRSLLAFGRDAALEPLVSELIIENSRHDYTSDYIGLTKEFYLKM comes from the coding sequence GTGTTTCAATTCAAGCAATTTTCTATCGAGCAGGACAAAACAGCTATGAAAGTCGGCACCGATGGTGTTCTTTTGGGGGCTTGGGCACCTATTGATCATCACCCTTTTAGTGTTTTAGATATTGGCGCAGGAACAGGGTTAATTGCCTTGATGCTTGCACAACGTACAACTGCAGAGCAAATTGATGCTTTAGAAATTGATGATGATGCGTACGAGCAAACGGTTGGTAATTTTGAGAGTTCATCCTGGGCTGATCGATTGTTTTGTTATCATGCAGGTTTGGATGAGTTTGTAGACGAGCCCGAAGATGAGTATGATTTAATAGTTTCTAATCCACCTTTCTATAGCGAAGATTATAAAACTAATGATAATCAGAGAGATTTGGCACGTTTTCAAGACGCAATGCCTTTTGATGAATTGGTTGAGGCAGCGGATTTATTTTTATCTGAAAATGGTGTTTTTGCGGTTATAATTCCGTTTAAGGAAGAAACGAAATTTGTGGCTTTGGCTAAAGATTTTGAATTATTTCCATTTAAAATCACTCGTGTAAAAGGAACGCCACAGTCAGAGATTAAAAGAAGTTTGTTGGCATTCGGTCGTGATGCGGCTTTAGAACCACTGGTTTCTGAACTGATAATAGAAAATAGCAGGCATGATTATACAAGTGATTATATTGGATTGACCAAAGAATTTTATTTGAAGATGTAG
- a CDS encoding RNA recognition motif domain-containing protein — protein MNIFVGSLPFSIEEADLRESFEAYGAVDSVKIITDKFTGRSKGFGFVEMPSDDDAQKAIDELNGATVQGRTIVVNKSEPKPEGERRSFNNNRSGGGGSYGGGGNRGGNDRGGNRGGY, from the coding sequence ATGAATATTTTTGTTGGAAGCCTTCCATTCAGTATTGAGGAAGCAGATTTAAGAGAGTCTTTCGAGGCTTACGGAGCAGTTGATTCAGTTAAAATTATCACAGATAAATTTACAGGAAGAAGCAAAGGATTTGGTTTTGTTGAAATGCCAAGTGACGATGACGCTCAAAAAGCAATTGACGAATTGAACGGAGCAACTGTTCAAGGACGTACAATCGTAGTTAACAAATCTGAGCCAAAACCAGAAGGCGAAAGAAGAAGTTTCAACAACAACCGTAGCGGTGGTGGTGGAAGCTATGGTGGTGGTGGAAACCGAGGTGGAAATGACCGTGGTGGAAACAGAGGAGGATATTAA
- a CDS encoding toxin-antitoxin system YwqK family antitoxin codes for MVQKAHLLFKFYFLLIIAIYTTSCNKKTKDEGVIPSSLVVATKGIPKDTILVTDPNLTLGNGIYYLNKRVYSGYIKEMYAANQVKCVFSFLNGQQHGLSLSYFLDGKLKESRSYKLGRSYGRSFGFWENGNPKFDFIYIDDSREGLQKQWYESGGKYSFLTFKNDREEGMQNAWRENGKPYISYEAKEGRRYGLQKSNLCYTLKDQKLKEKSK; via the coding sequence ATGGTACAAAAGGCACATTTACTTTTTAAGTTTTATTTTTTATTGATTATTGCGATTTATACCACGAGTTGCAATAAGAAAACTAAAGACGAAGGCGTAATACCTTCGTCTTTAGTTGTTGCTACGAAAGGAATCCCAAAAGATACTATTTTGGTTACTGACCCTAATTTAACTTTAGGAAACGGAATTTATTATTTAAATAAGAGGGTCTATTCTGGTTATATCAAAGAGATGTATGCTGCAAACCAAGTCAAATGTGTTTTTAGTTTTTTGAACGGACAACAACATGGTTTGAGTTTGTCTTATTTTCTTGATGGAAAACTAAAAGAATCCCGTTCTTATAAACTAGGAAGGTCATATGGTAGATCATTTGGATTCTGGGAAAACGGAAATCCAAAATTCGATTTTATATACATAGACGATAGTAGAGAAGGATTGCAAAAACAATGGTATGAAAGCGGAGGGAAATATTCGTTCTTGACTTTCAAAAATGATAGGGAAGAAGGTATGCAAAATGCTTGGCGCGAAAACGGAAAACCTTACATCAGCTACGAAGCTAAGGAAGGACGTCGATATGGTTTGCAAAAATCCAATTTGTGTTATACGCTCAAAGATCAAAAACTCAAAGAAAAGTCCAAATGA
- the rimM gene encoding ribosome maturation factor RimM (Essential for efficient processing of 16S rRNA) — MRKEDCFYLGKIAKKFSFKGEVLAYLDTDEPELYENLESVFVECNKHLIPFFIENSSIHKNDFLRIRFEEVKNEEDADAIMGNELFLPLNMLPKLSGNKFYFHEVVGFEIEDQRLGIFGVIQSINDTSAQPLFEVLNGNVEILVPMIDHFLVKVDRENKKVIMNLPEGLVEMYI, encoded by the coding sequence ATGCGTAAAGAAGATTGTTTCTACTTAGGTAAAATCGCTAAAAAATTTAGTTTCAAAGGGGAAGTTCTTGCCTATTTAGACACGGACGAACCAGAGTTATACGAAAACTTGGAATCAGTGTTTGTTGAATGCAACAAACACTTGATTCCTTTTTTTATTGAGAATAGCTCTATTCATAAAAACGATTTTTTGCGTATTCGTTTTGAAGAAGTTAAAAACGAAGAAGATGCCGATGCCATTATGGGTAATGAGCTTTTTCTTCCATTAAATATGTTGCCAAAACTTAGTGGTAACAAATTTTATTTTCACGAAGTTGTTGGTTTCGAAATCGAAGATCAACGATTAGGTATTTTTGGTGTGATACAATCTATCAATGATACATCTGCTCAACCACTATTTGAAGTATTGAATGGTAATGTGGAAATATTAGTTCCAATGATTGACCATTTCTTGGTTAAAGTGGATCGCGAAAACAAAAAAGTCATCATGAACCTTCCAGAAGGTTTGGTGGAAATGTACATTTAA
- a CDS encoding YHYH protein yields MKKSNVIITSISIVALAITTYSCSSSDDSSSAATNTSTTTTTTGSTTVPTVFSSNYKSAVTLSSTGTTVTMKSNGTPDHVTPYWGVGNALYEAQTTGQTLTPGSLVAQVFSMTIPVNPVEASSKEATSLGPIGMALNGVAIYNDREGGNVQVDAGTLTTFDRAGAHSGPGGLYHYHFNGDFTSDDDAKLVGWLRDGFPIYGRKDKDGTYPSTLDTNGGHVGATTEYPNGIYHYHCSNVNYMSSGFYILKAGSYHGTKGTFTF; encoded by the coding sequence ATGAAAAAATCAAATGTAATAATTACAAGTATAAGCATTGTAGCTTTAGCAATAACTACTTACTCTTGTAGTAGTAGCGATGACTCTTCTAGCGCCGCAACAAATACGTCAACCACAACAACCACAACAGGGTCAACTACGGTACCTACCGTTTTTAGTTCTAATTACAAGTCAGCAGTAACTTTGTCTAGTACAGGAACTACAGTAACCATGAAGTCCAACGGAACTCCAGATCACGTTACACCGTATTGGGGCGTTGGAAATGCTTTATATGAAGCACAAACAACTGGGCAAACATTGACTCCTGGTAGTCTTGTAGCACAAGTATTTTCGATGACTATTCCAGTAAACCCAGTCGAAGCTAGCTCAAAAGAAGCGACCTCTCTCGGGCCAATTGGTATGGCATTGAATGGAGTTGCAATATATAACGATCGCGAAGGTGGAAATGTACAGGTTGACGCAGGAACTTTAACAACTTTTGATAGAGCAGGTGCGCATAGTGGTCCTGGAGGATTGTATCATTACCATTTTAATGGTGACTTTACATCCGATGATGATGCAAAATTAGTTGGTTGGCTAAGAGATGGGTTCCCTATTTATGGTAGAAAAGACAAAGACGGAACCTATCCTTCTACTTTGGATACAAATGGCGGGCACGTTGGTGCGACGACAGAATACCCTAATGGAATTTATCATTACCATTGTTCGAATGTGAATTATATGAGCTCTGGATTTTACATATTAAAAGCGGGAAGTTATCATGGTACAAAAGGCACATTTACTTTTTAA
- a CDS encoding DUF58 domain-containing protein has protein sequence MKVESQLDKVARFQHLELLANQIVEGFISGMHKSPFHGFSAEFAEHKLYNVGESTRHIDWKLFAKTDRLYTKRFEEETNLRCHIVLDNSLSMHYPALQSNQNFYENKIGFSVLASAVVMHLLKKQRDAVGLSIFSDAYDYYAPEKGSDRYHRMILSQLESVLEHPKVAQSTNTVALLHQIAEKMHRRSMIILFTDMFQSEDEEKLFEALQHLRHNKHKVILFHVVDRKKELEFDFDNTPKKYIDVETGEEVALFSDNVQEVYKKEAESYFNKIALTCAQNRIRYVSVDVGDDFEKIMLTYLVEKQKFG, from the coding sequence ATGAAAGTGGAATCACAACTAGATAAAGTAGCTCGTTTTCAACATTTGGAGCTTTTGGCCAATCAAATTGTTGAGGGCTTTATTTCGGGTATGCACAAAAGTCCGTTTCATGGCTTTTCTGCCGAGTTTGCAGAGCATAAACTATATAATGTTGGCGAGAGTACACGACATATCGATTGGAAGCTTTTTGCTAAAACAGATAGGCTGTATACGAAGCGTTTTGAAGAAGAAACAAATTTGCGGTGTCATATAGTTTTAGATAACTCCTTATCGATGCATTATCCTGCATTACAATCAAATCAAAATTTTTATGAAAACAAGATTGGTTTTTCAGTCTTGGCTTCTGCTGTGGTGATGCATTTGCTCAAAAAACAACGTGATGCAGTTGGTTTAAGTATCTTTTCAGATGCGTATGATTATTATGCTCCAGAAAAAGGTAGTGATCGGTACCATCGTATGATTTTGAGTCAGCTCGAATCGGTTTTAGAGCATCCAAAAGTTGCGCAAAGCACAAATACGGTAGCCTTGCTGCATCAAATTGCTGAAAAAATGCACCGCAGGTCGATGATTATTCTTTTTACAGATATGTTTCAGTCTGAAGATGAAGAAAAGTTGTTTGAGGCTTTGCAACATTTAAGGCATAATAAGCATAAAGTGATCCTGTTCCATGTTGTTGATCGAAAAAAAGAGCTAGAATTTGATTTTGATAACACTCCTAAAAAATATATTGATGTAGAAACTGGTGAGGAAGTCGCTCTTTTTTCTGATAATGTACAAGAAGTGTATAAAAAAGAGGCCGAATCATATTTTAATAAAATAGCGTTAACCTGCGCCCAAAACCGAATTCGGTATGTTTCTGTAGATGTTGGCGATGATTTCGAAAAAATAATGCTAACTTATCTTGTTGAAAAACAAAAGTTTGGATAA
- a CDS encoding SCO family protein has protein sequence MKLKYYIIALLGVVVISCQEKTRKLPYYNTSDFVPFWETPEAETFHKIRPFNLVDQEGKVFSEKNLEGKITVVDFFFTSCPGICPKMTKSMSKIQEEFKNDNQIQLVSHSVTPDKDSVTVMAAYAKKNSIQYNKWKLLTGDKDEIYNLGRKFYFVEEDLGENNDSSIFLHTENFVLIDKNRMIRGIYNSLDPNSMQALAEDIKVLEEE, from the coding sequence ATGAAATTAAAATATTATATCATCGCATTGCTGGGAGTTGTGGTAATTTCTTGTCAAGAAAAAACTAGAAAATTACCTTATTACAACACATCCGATTTTGTACCCTTTTGGGAAACTCCAGAAGCGGAAACGTTTCATAAAATCCGTCCTTTTAATTTGGTAGACCAAGAAGGGAAAGTATTTTCAGAGAAAAATCTAGAAGGAAAAATAACAGTGGTAGATTTTTTCTTTACCAGTTGTCCTGGGATCTGTCCAAAGATGACCAAAAGCATGTCCAAAATTCAGGAGGAGTTTAAGAATGATAATCAGATACAGTTGGTGTCACATTCGGTAACACCAGATAAGGATAGTGTTACTGTAATGGCGGCTTATGCCAAAAAGAACAGCATACAATATAATAAATGGAAACTACTTACTGGGGACAAAGATGAGATTTATAATTTAGGTCGAAAGTTTTATTTTGTCGAAGAGGATTTGGGTGAAAACAATGACAGCTCCATTTTTTTACACACAGAGAATTTTGTGCTAATTGATAAAAACAGAATGATTAGAGGTATTTATAATAGTCTTGATCCAAATAGTATGCAAGCCTTGGCAGAGGATATCAAAGTGCTAGAGGAAGAATAA
- a CDS encoding MSCRAMM family protein: protein MNKGNLHTSEFTSLYRIIEPILVWMLLVMFLFSFHCAQGQVKGLNIENRSSSFGTYDELRVSVYLENHMSFETDVLIGDNDKLLYNVEDLFKNLEIHTEKSTNGTVLTGFLEKESKTYEIDFSKGIIRVGTAIFRIKDSVTEEFGVRYMDANLIEQAFGIKIIFDQRSLSANLAANFELPFLKQMRIENTRKSILRLQGDQQAVVDTVIGRNYHLLKGATLDWGVNSNQIINGFSNNNILLGVGGELLYGETNVSVNLNDGYPFDNRQLQYSWRWIDNDKRFIKQAHVGKIVNQNIAFLSAPVIGAAITNSPNTVRKARGTYTITDYTDPDWTVELYINNVLVDYTTADASGLYLFKVPIVYGYTTMKLKFYGTQGEERFEERIINTPYTFLPAGIFEYNLTGGFLQDAGQSTYGKGEFNYGVNRFLTIGGGTEYLSSIPDHPYIPFIKTTFQPFSKMILTMQMAQNVGFKGILNYYFTKSAFLELDYSKYEANQQATRFNAIEERRVRLSVPFKKDNFSGFAKLNLNQLIYKAFEYNQIDMACSAFYGKWNMSTSTILNWIDNRSPFITSMLALAYRIHSGGVFRQTAEYNKNLNGISRYRSEFEKRFANTYFSISYEKNVIAQTDNVFMSLKYDLPYARTGMSAFYSNKTVGFSQNAQGSVALGAGNKEIHYSNGSSLGKGGILFYPFLDLNQNGKRDKGEKMILLNTVKVSGSTAYVSKKDSIVRVSDLNAFVDYHVQFVNTDLDNISWRFKHNNYQIQIDPNQYKKVDVPIECVGEITGMVYFHKKDEKKGLGRVSIHIYDEKGKKVAETLSESDGYYSYLGLKPGKYLVRPDDEQLQKLKFQSSPVKYEIGFKVTEEGEIVEGLDFNIRSIEPFAVLDE, encoded by the coding sequence ATGAACAAAGGTAATCTTCATACATCTGAGTTCACGAGCTTGTATCGTATCATTGAACCTATACTTGTATGGATGCTTTTGGTTATGTTTCTGTTTTCTTTTCATTGTGCTCAAGGGCAAGTAAAAGGCTTGAATATTGAAAATAGAAGTAGTAGTTTTGGTACCTATGATGAACTTCGTGTGTCAGTTTATCTAGAAAATCACATGAGTTTTGAAACGGATGTTCTTATCGGAGACAATGATAAATTGCTTTATAATGTTGAGGATCTATTTAAGAATTTAGAAATACATACTGAAAAAAGTACGAATGGCACCGTTTTGACAGGTTTCTTGGAGAAAGAATCAAAGACTTATGAGATAGATTTTTCTAAAGGAATTATTAGAGTAGGAACTGCTATTTTCAGGATAAAAGATAGTGTAACAGAGGAGTTTGGTGTTCGGTATATGGATGCTAATTTGATAGAACAAGCCTTTGGAATAAAAATAATTTTTGATCAACGTTCTTTGTCGGCGAATTTGGCAGCTAATTTTGAACTTCCGTTTTTAAAACAAATGCGTATTGAGAATACTCGAAAAAGTATTTTAAGACTGCAAGGTGATCAGCAAGCAGTTGTAGATACTGTAATTGGTAGAAATTATCATTTATTAAAAGGTGCTACCTTGGATTGGGGAGTTAATTCTAATCAAATAATAAATGGTTTTTCGAATAATAATATTCTTCTTGGTGTAGGAGGAGAACTTTTGTACGGTGAGACAAATGTTTCAGTGAATTTAAATGATGGGTATCCGTTTGACAATAGACAATTGCAGTACAGTTGGAGATGGATTGACAATGATAAACGATTTATTAAACAAGCTCACGTGGGTAAAATTGTAAATCAAAATATTGCTTTTTTATCTGCTCCAGTAATTGGAGCCGCAATTACAAATTCACCAAACACAGTTCGTAAAGCAAGAGGTACCTACACTATCACAGATTATACAGATCCTGATTGGACGGTAGAGTTGTATATTAATAATGTGTTGGTAGATTATACCACTGCTGATGCTTCTGGACTGTATCTTTTTAAAGTCCCTATTGTGTATGGTTATACCACTATGAAATTGAAGTTTTATGGAACACAAGGAGAAGAACGATTTGAAGAACGAATCATCAATACTCCTTATACGTTTCTGCCTGCAGGCATTTTTGAATACAATCTAACGGGTGGATTTTTGCAAGATGCAGGTCAAAGCACCTATGGAAAAGGGGAGTTTAATTATGGTGTTAATCGTTTTTTAACTATTGGTGGTGGTACAGAATACCTGTCAAGCATTCCGGATCATCCTTATATTCCGTTTATTAAAACAACTTTTCAGCCATTTAGTAAAATGATTTTGACTATGCAGATGGCTCAAAATGTTGGTTTTAAAGGTATTTTAAATTATTATTTTACAAAAAGTGCTTTTTTAGAATTGGATTATTCGAAATACGAAGCCAATCAACAGGCAACCCGTTTTAATGCAATTGAAGAACGAAGAGTGCGCTTGTCAGTGCCTTTCAAAAAAGATAATTTTTCGGGATTCGCAAAATTAAATCTAAATCAATTGATTTATAAAGCATTCGAATACAATCAAATAGATATGGCTTGTTCTGCTTTTTATGGCAAGTGGAATATGAGTACTAGTACGATTTTGAACTGGATTGATAATCGATCTCCGTTCATAACAAGTATGTTAGCCTTGGCTTACCGCATTCACAGTGGTGGTGTTTTTCGTCAAACAGCAGAGTACAATAAAAATTTAAATGGTATTTCGAGATATCGATCAGAGTTTGAAAAACGATTTGCAAATACTTATTTTTCTATTTCGTATGAAAAGAATGTTATTGCACAAACGGACAATGTTTTTATGAGTTTAAAGTATGATTTACCGTATGCACGTACTGGAATGTCTGCTTTTTACAGCAATAAAACGGTTGGTTTTTCTCAAAATGCACAAGGGAGTGTGGCTCTTGGAGCAGGAAACAAAGAGATTCATTATTCGAATGGATCTTCACTGGGGAAAGGTGGGATATTATTTTATCCTTTTTTGGATTTGAATCAAAATGGGAAACGTGACAAAGGGGAGAAAATGATTCTTTTGAATACGGTAAAAGTTTCTGGAAGCACGGCTTATGTCAGTAAAAAAGATTCAATTGTGCGAGTATCGGACTTGAATGCTTTTGTAGATTATCACGTTCAGTTCGTAAATACCGATTTAGATAACATATCATGGCGCTTTAAACATAATAATTACCAAATTCAAATTGATCCAAATCAATATAAAAAAGTGGATGTGCCCATCGAATGCGTTGGCGAGATCACAGGAATGGTTTATTTTCATAAAAAAGATGAGAAGAAGGGTCTAGGTCGAGTTAGTATCCATATTTATGATGAAAAAGGTAAAAAAGTAGCAGAAACATTGAGTGAGTCTGATGGATATTATAGTTATTTGGGATTAAAACCGGGTAAGTATTTGGTACGTCCTGATGATGAACAGTTGCAAAAATTAAAATTCCAGAGTTCACCAGTAAAATACGAAATTGGCTTTAAGGTCACTGAGGAAGGTGAAATTGTGGAAGGATTAGATTTTAATATTCGATCAATAGAACCCTTTGCGGTTTTGGACGAATAA
- the trxA gene encoding thioredoxin — MALAITDATFDEVVLKSDKPVLVDFWAAWCGPCRMVGPIIEELSNDYEGKVVVGKVDVDANQEFAAKYGVRNIPTVLVFHNGEVVGKQVGVAPKQTYADSLDALL, encoded by the coding sequence ATGGCATTAGCAATAACAGATGCTACTTTTGATGAAGTAGTTTTGAAGTCAGACAAACCAGTTTTAGTAGATTTTTGGGCAGCTTGGTGTGGACCATGTAGAATGGTTGGACCAATCATTGAAGAATTAAGCAATGATTACGAAGGTAAAGTTGTAGTGGGTAAAGTAGATGTTGATGCAAATCAAGAATTTGCTGCCAAATACGGTGTAAGAAATATTCCAACAGTATTAGTTTTCCATAATGGAGAAGTAGTTGGTAAGCAAGTAGGAGTAGCTCCTAAGCAAACTTATGCTGATAGTTTAGACGCTTTGTTGTAA
- a CDS encoding 30S ribosomal protein S16 translates to MSVKIRLQRHGKKGKPFYWVVAADARSKRDGKYLEKIGTYNPNTNPATIDLNIDSAVKWLHNGAQPTDTAKAILSYKGALLKHHLDGGVRKGALTEEQADAKFAAWLEAKTGVVDAKKDGLSKAQADVKAKAFKAEQDVNAKRIATAAQAEADAIAAATPAEEVAEVEAEEAPAAEESNEETQA, encoded by the coding sequence ATGTCAGTAAAAATTAGATTACAAAGACACGGTAAAAAAGGAAAACCTTTTTACTGGGTTGTAGCTGCAGATGCACGCTCAAAAAGAGATGGTAAATACTTAGAGAAAATCGGTACTTACAATCCAAATACAAACCCAGCAACTATCGACTTGAACATTGATAGTGCAGTAAAATGGTTGCACAATGGTGCTCAGCCAACTGATACTGCAAAAGCAATTCTTTCTTACAAAGGAGCTTTATTGAAACACCACCTTGATGGAGGAGTTCGTAAAGGTGCCTTGACAGAAGAACAAGCAGATGCTAAATTTGCTGCATGGTTAGAAGCTAAAACAGGAGTTGTTGATGCTAAGAAAGATGGTTTATCAAAAGCGCAAGCTGATGTTAAAGCAAAAGCTTTCAAAGCAGAACAAGATGTTAACGCAAAACGCATCGCTACAGCTGCTCAGGCAGAAGCTGATGCTATTGCTGCTGCTACACCTGCAGAAGAAGTTGCAGAAGTTGAAGCTGAAGAAGCTCCAGCTGCTGAAGAATCTAACGAAGAAACTCAAGCTTAA
- a CDS encoding DUF4402 domain-containing protein yields the protein MKKLSFLALLAIASFASTANAQTSAATTTNAGAVLLKAMTLSQTAPLHFGSNVLVTNAGGTVVLPSNSSTRTYTGGVATSAATPTATNAAYNVTGTALETYALTLPTTTTVTHTTVASGVYQMDITDMKARFNGAGSDAVTSTLSSSGTDSFTLGGTLTVQASQIGGVYAGTFNVSIDYN from the coding sequence ATGAAAAAATTATCCTTTTTGGCATTGTTAGCTATTGCGTCATTCGCGAGTACAGCAAATGCTCAAACTTCTGCGGCTACAACTACCAATGCAGGAGCAGTATTACTTAAGGCTATGACATTGTCCCAAACAGCACCTTTGCATTTTGGATCGAATGTTTTGGTGACGAACGCTGGTGGAACGGTAGTTCTTCCTTCTAATTCTAGTACGCGCACCTACACGGGCGGGGTAGCAACTTCGGCCGCAACACCAACGGCCACAAATGCAGCTTACAATGTAACAGGAACTGCATTAGAGACGTATGCATTGACATTGCCTACTACAACTACTGTAACACATACTACTGTAGCATCGGGAGTTTATCAAATGGATATCACAGACATGAAAGCGCGTTTTAATGGAGCTGGATCAGATGCGGTAACTAGTACATTAAGTTCTTCTGGAACTGATAGCTTTACACTTGGTGGTACCCTTACTGTACAAGCAAGTCAGATCGGTGGTGTTTATGCAGGAACTTTTAATGTGTCTATTGATTACAATTAA
- a CDS encoding DUF6252 family protein, with amino-acid sequence MKKIFLLIVISLAFISCEENVQFNNPSFQGLKDNVFWRSITTTATVNASSELTITAYTTKEKIILQTPNTALTTYFLGEDDFNTASYQIDEEPNTTLYTTGTDIGNGQITITEYDVLNKTISGTFRFNTVNTLTEATVNFQQGVFYKVPVTP; translated from the coding sequence ATGAAAAAAATCTTTCTTTTAATCGTTATTTCCCTGGCATTCATCTCTTGCGAAGAAAATGTACAGTTTAACAATCCTTCCTTTCAAGGACTGAAAGACAACGTTTTTTGGAGATCAATTACAACAACCGCCACTGTAAACGCAAGTAGCGAACTAACTATTACGGCTTATACAACAAAAGAAAAAATTATCCTACAAACACCTAATACAGCACTTACTACTTATTTTTTGGGGGAAGACGATTTCAATACTGCTTCTTACCAAATTGACGAAGAGCCAAATACAACCCTATACACTACCGGAACAGATATAGGAAACGGACAAATTACTATTACCGAATATGATGTTTTGAACAAAACTATATCAGGTACCTTTCGATTTAACACTGTAAATACTCTTACAGAGGCGACGGTGAATTTTCAGCAAGGCGTTTTTTACAAAGTTCCCGTAACACCGTAA